One window of Ziziphus jujuba cultivar Dongzao chromosome 5, ASM3175591v1 genomic DNA carries:
- the LOC107420064 gene encoding uncharacterized protein LOC107420064, with protein MASNVQDTTIEERQPATRIQIYPTSATGVSPFWREKYEREAKKYWDIFYKQHQDKFFKDRHYLDKEWGRYFNGTGRKIILEVGCGAGNTIFPLVATYPDSFVYACDFSPRAVNLVKTRKDFTDKRISAFVCDLTLDDLRDHIPPSSVDIVTMIFVLSAVSPEKMSLVVQNVQKVLKPKGYLLFRDYATGDLAQERLICKDQKISENFYVRGDGTRAFYFSNEFLTSLFKENGFVVEEIGVCCKQVENRSRELLMNRRWIQAVFHLSYGTNYSIDTEAAIQVKENILNEAKNDTEVDISDGVAAEMFGILPSGDNETTEINFEDFNFKIKMLSKEYQHTCKSTGLMLWESARLMASVLARNPTIVAGKRVLELGCGCVGICSMVAARFAECVIATDGDIKALDLLTQNVASNLRPPFLDKLMTMRLEWGNRDHIETIKKVNSRGFDIILGTDVTYVSEAISPLFSTAKELISTTRGSNSKDQEEPALILCHVIRRVDEPSILSTALQFGFRLVDRWPSGTSTNLSQGIINPWFPDNAFLCIPDTALNIWYFRME; from the exons ATGGCTTCTAATGTGCAAGATACTACTATAGAAGAAAGGCAACCAGCCACTCGCATACAGATATACCCTACCTCTGCCACTGGAGTCTCTCCGTTCTGGAGag AGAAGTACGAAAGAGAAGCAAAGAAATATTGGGATATATTTTACAAACAGCACCAAGACAAG TTTTTTAAGGATCGCCACTACTTGGATAAAGAATGGGGTCGGTACTTCAAT GGAACGGGGAGAAAAATCATTTTAGAG GTCGGCTGTGGAGCAGGAAACACTATTTTTCCCTTAGTTGCAACATACCCAGATAGTTTTGTCTATGCGTGTGATTTTTCTCCACGTGCTGTCAATTTAGTTAAG ACGCGTAAAGACTTCACTGATAAACGTATCAGTGCCTTTGTTTGTGATCTGACTCTTGATGACCTGAGAGATCATATTCCTCCTTCTTCAGTTGACATTGTAACCATG ATTTTTGTATTATCTGCAGTGTCCCCGGAGAAGATGTCTCTAGTTGTGCAGAATGTGCAAAAAGTTCTTAAG cCAAAAGGTTATCTTCTGTTTCGCGACTATGCCACTGGTGACCTTGCCCAG GAAAGATTGATTTGCAAGGACCAAAAGATAAGTGAAAACTTTTATGTCAGGGGTGATGGCACT CGTGCTTTCTACTTTTCAAATGAATTCTTGACCAGTTTGTTTAAAGAAAATGGATTTGTTGTTGAAGAAATCGGTGTGTGCTGCAAACAAGTGGAGAATCGTTCAAGGGAGTTATTAATGAATCG TCGTTGGATCCAAGCGGTGTTCCACCTTTCATATGGTACAAACTATTCTATAGATACTGAAGCTGCTATTCAAGTCAAGGAGAACATCTTGAACGAAGCTAAGAATGATACTGAGGTTGACATTTCTGATGGAGTGGCGGCAGAAATGTTTGGAATTTTGCCCTCCGGTGACAATGAG ACAACTGAGATCAACTTTGAAGACTTCAATTTCAAGATTAAAATGCTATCAAAAGAGTACCAACATACTTGCAAATCCACTGGCCTGATGTTGTGGGAATCAGCCCGTTTGATGGCTTCTGTGTTAGCAAGAAATCCAACTATTGTTGCAGGGAAAAGGGTGTTAGAGTTGGGGTGCGGCTGTGTGGGAATCTGCTCTATGGTTGCTGCTAGGTTTGCTGAATGTGTTATCGCAACCGATGGAGATATAAAAGCACTTGATCTATTGACCCAAAATGTGGCTTCAAATCTTAGACCACCATTCCTAGACAAATTGATGACAATGAGACTAGAGTGGGGCAATAGAGACCATATAGAAACAATAAAGAAAGTAAATAGCAGAGGTTTTGATATTATTCTAGGCACAGATGTGACTTATGTTTCTGAAGCTATTTCACCCCTATTTTCCACTGCAAAGGAGCTGATTTCAACTACCAGAGGCAGTAATAGTAAGGACCAGGAAGAACCAGCATTGATTCTGTGTCATGTTATTCGTCGGGTGGATGAGCCATCTATACTTTCAACTGCATTACAATTTGGCTTCAGGCTGGTTGATAGGTGGCCCTCAGGAACTTCTACTAATTTATCACAAGGAATCATAAACCCTTGGTTCCCAGACAATGCCTTCCTATGTATTCCAGATACGGCATTGAATATATGGTACTTCCGCATGGAATGA
- the LOC107420104 gene encoding conserved oligomeric Golgi complex subunit 8 produces MESNNAAEEMPTVGSLLPLASVSQQPYVSELLSFTLDRLHKEPELLRVDAERIQRQMQEVAVGNYRAFIAAADALLAIRDEVSSIDNHLESLIAEVPKLTSGCSEFVESAEEILEKRKMNQKLLANHSTLLDLLEIPQLMDTCVRNGNYDEALDLEAYVGKLSTMHPKISVIQALAEEVGQITKSLLSQLLQKLRSNIQLPECLRIIGYLRRIGVFSEYEMRLQFLRCREAWLTGILEDLDQRNAYEYLKGMINCHRMHLFDVVNQYRAIFADDTSGSEENYDGGLLFSWAMHQITSHLKTLKVMLPKITEGGSLSNILDQCMYCAMGLGWVGLDFRGLLPSLFEEAVLNLFSKNMSTAVENFQLVLDSHRWVPLPAVGFPANSVGEDTHEEVTPPSYLMEHPPLAVFVNGVSAAMNELRPCAPLSLKHVLAQELIKGLQAVSDSLLAYNTTRILKESESGLFLSLCRAFIEVAYPHCATCFGRCYPGGSAIIMDAKNLYDGIGRLVRVFSSREVPKPVNNGEDKSITENGDLPSQPSKENGVAPVEQTEDANADVIEEKSPTMQNDENPSATV; encoded by the exons ATGGAGTCCAATAATGCGGCGGAGGAGATGCCGACCGTCGGCAGCCTCCTTCCCCTTGCCTCTGTCTCCCAGCAACCCTACGTCTCCGAGCTCCTCTCCTTCACTCTCGATCGCCTCCACAAG GAACCGGAGCTTCTTCGGGTCGATGCGGAGAGAATACAGAGGCAAATGCAAGAGGTAGCAGTTGGCAATTACCGAGCGTTTATTGCTGCTGCCGACGCATTGCTCGCGATTCGTGACGAAGTGTCTTCAATTGACAACCATCTTGAATCTCTG ATAGCTGAGGTCCCAAAATTGACATCTGGATGCTCTGAATTCGTTGAATCTGCAGAAGAGATTTTGGAAAAGAGgaagatgaaccaaaaattGCTGGCAAATCACAGCACTTTGCTGGACTTGCTTGAAATTCCTCAGTTAATGGACAC ATGCGTGAGAAATGGAAATTATGATGAAGCTCTTGATTTAGAAGCATATGTTGGCAAACTTTCAACAATGCACCCCAA AATATCTGTTATTCAAGCACTGGCTGAAGAAGTTGGGCAGATCACcaaatctcttctttctcaGCTTCTCCAAAAACTCCGTTCAAATATTCAG TTGCCAGAATGTCTCCGCATTATTGGATACTTACGTCGAATAGGAGTATTTAGTGAGTATGAAATGCGTTTGCAG TTTCTGAGATGCAGGGAGGCATGGCTTACTGGAATTTTGGAGGATCTGGACCAGAGAAATGCTTATGAGTACTTAAAAGGGATGATAAACTGTCACAGGATGCATCTATTTGATGTTGTTAATCAGTATCGAGCAATATTTGCTGATGATACATCAGGAAGTGAAGAAAACTATGACGGTGGGCTTCTCTTTAGCTGGGCAATGCATCAAATCACCTCACACCTTAAGACACTAAAAGTCATGCTTCCAAAGATAACTGAAGGTGGATCGCTATCAAATATATTGGATCAGTGCATG TATTGCGCTATGGGGCTTGGTTGGGTTGGGCTGGATTTTAGGGGATTGCTTCCTTCACTTTTTGAAGA GGCAGTTCTTAATTTGTTCTCCAAAAATATGAGTACAGCAGTTGAGAATTTTCAG TTGGTCTTGGATTCACATCGATGGGTCCCTCTTCCAGCAGTTGGCTTTCCAGCAAATAGTGTTGGTGAAGATACTCATGAGGAAGTGACACCGCCATCTTATCTGATGGAGCATCCACCTCTTGCTGTTTTTGTTAATG GTGTTTCTGCGGCAATGAATGAGCTGCGCCCCTGCGCCCCACTAAGTTTGAAGCACGTGCTTGCTCAAGAATTAATCAAGGGGTTGCAGGCTGTTTCTGACTCTTTACTGGCATACAATACAACTCGTATACTTAAAGAAAGTGAGTCTGGACTTTTCCTCTCGCTTTGCCGGGCATTTATTGAG GTTGCATACCCGCATTGTGCCACATGCTTTGGTCGGTGTTACCCTGGTGGATCTGCTATTATAATGGATGCAAAGAATTTATATGATGGAATCGGCCGCCTAGTGAGGGTTTTTTCATCTAGAGAAGTCCCAAAACCTGTTAATAATGGAGAGGATAAAAGCATAACAGAGAACGGTGACCTGCCTTCACAACCTTCGAAGGAAAATGGGGTAGCTCCTGTTGAACAAACTGAAGATGCCAATGCGGATGTAATAGAAGAGAAAAGCCCCACTATGCAGAACGATGAAAATCCTAGTGCCACTGTATGA
- the LOC132803830 gene encoding extensin-1 — protein MTLQGLVSMAINPLCLPYFIALLTLATLTYGGQVGDPQAGLLCISDCATCPVICSPPPPILQSHPPPSPSLPTSPPPEHHSPPQSYYGFPPPPSAPSTPPPSPPSPPPSPHKETPPTSPPSPSWYPSWGTPPPPFNYFNQPPSGPLTPTRGPHDYSYPYYYFYSSEASSLFSVHVSSYFLILLFFQFVFCCWW, from the coding sequence ATGACACTGCAAGGTTTGGTATCCATGGCAATAAACCCTTTATGCCTACCTTACTTCATTGCTCTGCTCACGTTAGCCACGCTAACATATGGAGGTCAAGTTGGGGATCCCCAAGCCGGATTACTATGCATCAGTGACTGCGCCACGTGTCCAGTCATATGTTCACCGCCGCCTCCTATTTTACAGTCACATCCACCACCATCACCGTCATTGCCAACATCACCTCCGCCAGAGCACCACTCGCCACCCCAATCTTACTACGGCTTCCCGCCGCCGCCATCAGCACCATCGACCCCACCACCATCACCTCCGTCGCCACCACCCTCGCCGCACAAAGAAACACCGCCAACATCTCCTCCATCACCGTCTTGGTATCCTTCATGGGGCACTCCTCCGCCTCCTTTTAACTATTTCAATCAGCCACCTTCAGGTCCGCTGACACCGACAAGAGGACCACATGACTATTCCTATCCTTACTACTATTTTTACTCCTCTGAggcttcttctcttttctctgtTCATGTTTCTTCCTACTTCCTCATTCTgttgttttttcaatttgtgTTTTGTTGCTGGTGGTGA
- the LOC107420108 gene encoding U-box domain-containing protein 51 isoform X1 yields the protein MAPQTNTDESLPPINSTSVAVDKDNKNSIAAVRWAIDHLLINNPFLILVHVRNKYNQGSSDADPDGQNVFAPFRTFCARKGVQMKEVLIEDSEVPKAILEYTNRNYINNIVVGASTRNAITRKFKGYDVASSLVKYAPDFCSVYVVSKGKLMQARTAQRPVLNTVAPPKQLTPQGPEENVPRPQLTRGAWRNGGSEKLNPVKDRTRSAPPNLSLDHLDIPSQSARSSFSRDSISDIDSEISGSFSAYGSLDFTSHNLDFSSTPTSPVETRQSARDLEAEMRRLKLELKQTMDMYSSACKEAISAKNKAKELTQWKMEEARKFEEARLSEEAALAIAEMEKAKCKAAMEAATMAQKLAEKEAQRRKQAEKAAKREAEEKNRALTVLAHNDVRYRKYTIEEIEEATDKFSDSLKIGEGGYGPVYKGKLDHTPVAIKVLRPDAAQGRKQFQQEVEVLSCIRHPHMVLLLGACPEYGCLVYEYMNNGSLEDRLFRRGNSRPIPWRRRFKIACEIATALLFLHQTKPEPLVHRDLKPANILIDRNYVSKISDVGLARLVPQSVADQVTQYHMTSAAGTFCYIDPEYQQTGMLTTKSDIYSLGIMLLQIITARPPMALSHHVQRAIEKGKFEEMLDPAVQDWPVEEALAFANLALKCTELRKKDRPDLGTVILPELKRLKDFGKNSGPDDMSSLRSSSGHSQNSMQRPPIARVSYRSQDRIEE from the exons ATGGCCCCACAAACCAACACTGATGAAAGCCTTCCGCCGATCAACTCTACTTCGGTGGCCGTTGATAAGGACAACAAGAACAGCATCGCTGCCGTCCGATGGGCTATTGATCATCTCCTCATTAATAATCCGTTTCTCATCCTAGTCCACGTCAGGAACAAATACAATC AGGGCTCAAGCGATGCTGATCCCGATGGGCAAAACGTTTTTGCTCCATTTCGCACATTTTGTGCTCGTAAAGGG gtccaaatgaaaGAGGTACTCATCGAAGATTCTGAGGTTCCTAAAGCAATATTGGAGTATACCAATAGGAattacatcaataatattgttgTTGGTGCATCGACAAGGAATGCTATTACTAG GAAATTCAAAGGTTATGATGTGGCTAGTAGCCTAGTAAAATATGCACCAGACTTTTGTTCTGTGTATGTAGTTTCAAAAGGGAAGCTAATGCAAGCCCGAACTGCTCAACGGCCTGTGCTCAATACTGTTGCTCCGCCTAAACAACTAACACCACAGGGGCCGGAAGAAAATGTACCCAG ACCACAGCTTACAAGGGGAGCATGGAGAAATGGAGGATCAGAGAAACTTAACCCAGTGAAGGATAGGACTCGGAGTGCTCCACCGAACCTGTCATTGGATCATCTTGATATTCCAAGCCAAAGCGCTAGGTCTTCATTCAGCCGTGATTCCATCTCAGATATTGATAGTGAAATATCAGGGTCATTCAGTGCATATGGGTCATTGGATTTCACAAGCCATAACTTAGATTTCAGCTCTACTCCAACTTCTCCTGTGGAAACCAGACAATCCGCG CGAGACCTTGAAGCCGAGATGAGAAGATTGAAGCTCGAATTAAAACAAACTATGGACATGTACAGTTCAGCTTGCAAAGAAGCAATCTCAGCTAAAAATAAG GCTAAAGAGCTGACCCAGTGGAAAATGGAGGAGGCTCGAAAATTTGAGGAAGCCAGGCTCTCTGAAGAGGCGGCTCTAGCCATTGCAGAGATGGAGAAGGCCAAGTGCAAAGCTGCTATGGAAGCGGCCACAATGGCACAGAAGCTGGCTGAGAAGGAAGCTCAGAGAAGAAAACAAGCAGAGAAGGCAGCAAAGCGAGAGGCAGAAGAGAAGAATCGGGCACTGACTGTTTTGGCGCATAACGACGTCCGCTATAGAAAATACACCatagaagaaattgaagaagccACTGACAAGTTCTCAGACTCACTGAAAATAGGTGAAGGAGGTTATGGGCCTGTGTATAAAGGCAAACTCGACCACACCCCTGTTGCCATCAAGGTCTTAAGGCCTGATGCTGCTCAAGGAAGGAAGCAATTCCAACAGGAG GTTGAGGTCCTGAGCTGCATTAGGCATCCACACATGGTCCTCCTTCTTGGTGCCTGCCCTGAATATGGATGCTTAGTATACGAGTACATGAACAATGGGAGCTTGGAAGATCGACTGTTTCGAAGAGGAAATTCCCGTCCGATTCCATGGAGGAGACGATTCAAAATAGCTTGTGAAATTGCAACAGCGCTTCTATTCCTTCACCAAACCAAGCCTGAACCACTTGTGCACCGGGACCTCAAGCCGGCAAACATACTCATAGATCGTAACTACGTGAGCAAGATAAGTGATGTTGGTCTAGCGCGGCTAGTCCCTCAATCTGTAGCCGACCAAGTCACGCAATACCACATGACTTCTGCTGCAGGGACATTTTGTTACATAGACCCAGAGTACCAACAGACAGGCATGCTAACAACAAAGTCAGACATTTACTCCTTAGGGATAATGCTACTCCAAATTATTACAGCAAGGCCACCAATGGCTCTTTCTCACCATGTTCAAAGGGCCATTGAAAAGGGTAAGTTTGAAGAGATGCTTGACCCTGCTGTGCAGGACTGGCCCGTCGAAGAAGCTCTAGCATTCGCTAATTTGGCATTGAAGTGCACGGAATTAAGGAAGAAGGACAGGCCGGATCTTGGCACGGTTATATTGCCAGAGCTTAAACGGTTAAAAGATTTTGGAAAGAATTCTGGACCAGACGATATGAGCTCCTTACGCAGCAGTAGTGGTCACTCACAAAACAGCATGCAACGACCACCTATAGCAAGAGTATCATATAGAAGTCAG GATCGAATTGAAGAATGA
- the LOC107420108 gene encoding U-box domain-containing protein 51 isoform X2, translating to MKEVLIEDSEVPKAILEYTNRNYINNIVVGASTRNAITRKFKGYDVASSLVKYAPDFCSVYVVSKGKLMQARTAQRPVLNTVAPPKQLTPQGPEENVPRPQLTRGAWRNGGSEKLNPVKDRTRSAPPNLSLDHLDIPSQSARSSFSRDSISDIDSEISGSFSAYGSLDFTSHNLDFSSTPTSPVETRQSARDLEAEMRRLKLELKQTMDMYSSACKEAISAKNKAKELTQWKMEEARKFEEARLSEEAALAIAEMEKAKCKAAMEAATMAQKLAEKEAQRRKQAEKAAKREAEEKNRALTVLAHNDVRYRKYTIEEIEEATDKFSDSLKIGEGGYGPVYKGKLDHTPVAIKVLRPDAAQGRKQFQQEVEVLSCIRHPHMVLLLGACPEYGCLVYEYMNNGSLEDRLFRRGNSRPIPWRRRFKIACEIATALLFLHQTKPEPLVHRDLKPANILIDRNYVSKISDVGLARLVPQSVADQVTQYHMTSAAGTFCYIDPEYQQTGMLTTKSDIYSLGIMLLQIITARPPMALSHHVQRAIEKGKFEEMLDPAVQDWPVEEALAFANLALKCTELRKKDRPDLGTVILPELKRLKDFGKNSGPDDMSSLRSSSGHSQNSMQRPPIARVSYRSQDRIEE from the exons atgaaaGAGGTACTCATCGAAGATTCTGAGGTTCCTAAAGCAATATTGGAGTATACCAATAGGAattacatcaataatattgttgTTGGTGCATCGACAAGGAATGCTATTACTAG GAAATTCAAAGGTTATGATGTGGCTAGTAGCCTAGTAAAATATGCACCAGACTTTTGTTCTGTGTATGTAGTTTCAAAAGGGAAGCTAATGCAAGCCCGAACTGCTCAACGGCCTGTGCTCAATACTGTTGCTCCGCCTAAACAACTAACACCACAGGGGCCGGAAGAAAATGTACCCAG ACCACAGCTTACAAGGGGAGCATGGAGAAATGGAGGATCAGAGAAACTTAACCCAGTGAAGGATAGGACTCGGAGTGCTCCACCGAACCTGTCATTGGATCATCTTGATATTCCAAGCCAAAGCGCTAGGTCTTCATTCAGCCGTGATTCCATCTCAGATATTGATAGTGAAATATCAGGGTCATTCAGTGCATATGGGTCATTGGATTTCACAAGCCATAACTTAGATTTCAGCTCTACTCCAACTTCTCCTGTGGAAACCAGACAATCCGCG CGAGACCTTGAAGCCGAGATGAGAAGATTGAAGCTCGAATTAAAACAAACTATGGACATGTACAGTTCAGCTTGCAAAGAAGCAATCTCAGCTAAAAATAAG GCTAAAGAGCTGACCCAGTGGAAAATGGAGGAGGCTCGAAAATTTGAGGAAGCCAGGCTCTCTGAAGAGGCGGCTCTAGCCATTGCAGAGATGGAGAAGGCCAAGTGCAAAGCTGCTATGGAAGCGGCCACAATGGCACAGAAGCTGGCTGAGAAGGAAGCTCAGAGAAGAAAACAAGCAGAGAAGGCAGCAAAGCGAGAGGCAGAAGAGAAGAATCGGGCACTGACTGTTTTGGCGCATAACGACGTCCGCTATAGAAAATACACCatagaagaaattgaagaagccACTGACAAGTTCTCAGACTCACTGAAAATAGGTGAAGGAGGTTATGGGCCTGTGTATAAAGGCAAACTCGACCACACCCCTGTTGCCATCAAGGTCTTAAGGCCTGATGCTGCTCAAGGAAGGAAGCAATTCCAACAGGAG GTTGAGGTCCTGAGCTGCATTAGGCATCCACACATGGTCCTCCTTCTTGGTGCCTGCCCTGAATATGGATGCTTAGTATACGAGTACATGAACAATGGGAGCTTGGAAGATCGACTGTTTCGAAGAGGAAATTCCCGTCCGATTCCATGGAGGAGACGATTCAAAATAGCTTGTGAAATTGCAACAGCGCTTCTATTCCTTCACCAAACCAAGCCTGAACCACTTGTGCACCGGGACCTCAAGCCGGCAAACATACTCATAGATCGTAACTACGTGAGCAAGATAAGTGATGTTGGTCTAGCGCGGCTAGTCCCTCAATCTGTAGCCGACCAAGTCACGCAATACCACATGACTTCTGCTGCAGGGACATTTTGTTACATAGACCCAGAGTACCAACAGACAGGCATGCTAACAACAAAGTCAGACATTTACTCCTTAGGGATAATGCTACTCCAAATTATTACAGCAAGGCCACCAATGGCTCTTTCTCACCATGTTCAAAGGGCCATTGAAAAGGGTAAGTTTGAAGAGATGCTTGACCCTGCTGTGCAGGACTGGCCCGTCGAAGAAGCTCTAGCATTCGCTAATTTGGCATTGAAGTGCACGGAATTAAGGAAGAAGGACAGGCCGGATCTTGGCACGGTTATATTGCCAGAGCTTAAACGGTTAAAAGATTTTGGAAAGAATTCTGGACCAGACGATATGAGCTCCTTACGCAGCAGTAGTGGTCACTCACAAAACAGCATGCAACGACCACCTATAGCAAGAGTATCATATAGAAGTCAG GATCGAATTGAAGAATGA
- the LOC107420107 gene encoding peptidyl-prolyl cis-trans isomerase CYP57: MSTIYVLEPPTRGKVVLETTHGPLDIELWPKEAPKAVRNFVQLCLEGYYDKTIFHRIIKDFLIQGGDPTGTGTGGESIYGAPFADEFHSRLRFKHRGIVACANAGSPNSNGSQFFIALDRCDWLDRKHTIFGKVTGDSIYNLARLGDIETDKDDRPLEQPPKILSVEVLWNPFDDIVPRAPSKPSLESASETDKDTKKKAVKKLNLLSFGEEAEEEEKELAAVRKKIKSSHDVLDDPRLLKEAIPEVDPEKTRNVQLSVREALSSKKEESHKDAEAEFSNSFNYSDDDDDEANFDSRMRQQILKKRKELGVLPPKPKLRNGSSSTKGYEKSPPRSNAESVADDQPRVEKLSLKKKGIGSEARAERMANANVDLQLLSEAERGRQLQKQKKRRLQGREDEVLAKLEKFKSMISERPAAPSSESEGGGNNEDLSDWKAVRLKFTPETGKDRMSRSDDPNDYVVVDPLLEKGKEKFNRMQAKQKRREREWAGRSLT, encoded by the exons ATGTCGACGATATACGTGTTAGAGCCACCGACGAGAGGTAAGGTTGTTCTGGAGACAACGCACGGTCCATTGGATATCGAGCTCTGGCCCAAAGAAGCACCTAAGGCCGTCAGGAACTTCGTTCAGCTCTGCCTCGAAGGTTACTACGACAAAACCATCTTTCACCGCATTATCAAGGATTTTCTCATTCAGGGCGGCGATCCCACCGGTACCGGCACAG gCGGTGAAAGTATTTATGGAGCTCCTTTTGCTGACGAGTTCCATTCGCGTCTAAGATTCAAGCATAGAGGTATTGTTGCATGTGCAAATGCTGGTTCGCCCAATTCCAATGGAAGTCAGTTTTTTATAGCCTTGGATCGCTGCGACTGGCTTGACCGCAAGCACACCATTTTTGGAAAG GTGACTGGGGATTCAATTTATAATCTTGCGAGGTTGGGCGATATTGAAACAGATAAGGATGATCGTCCTTTGGAACAACCACCTAAGATATTATCAGTTGAG GTATTGTGGAATCCATTTGATGATATAGTTCCACGGGCACCTTCAAAGCCTTCTCTTGAATCAGCAAGTGAGACTGATAAAGATACAAAGAAAAAGGCTGTGAA AAAGTTGAACTTGCTTTCATTTGGAGAAgaagctgaagaagaagagaaagaattgGCAGCTGTGAGGAAAAAAATCAAGAGCAGTCACGACGTGTTGGATGATCCTCGTCTCTTAAAGGAAGCAATTCCAGAAGTG GATCCTGAGAAAACAAGGAATGTGCAGTTATCTGTCAGAGAAGCTTTAAgctcaaagaaagaagaatctcACAAAGATGCAGAAGCTGAATTTTctaattcttttaattatagtgacgatgatgatgatgaggcaAACTTTGATTCACGAATGCGTCAGCAAATACTTAAGAAGAGGAAAGAATTAGGAGTTCTTCCACCTAAGCCAAAGCTGCGGAATG GGAGTTCTAGCACAAAGGGCTATGAAAAATCTCCACCAAG GTCAAATGCTGAAAGTGTTGCTGATGATCAACCTAGGGTAGAAAAGCTTTCCTTGAAGAAAAAGGGGATAGGCTCAGAGGCAAGAGCAGAACGCATGGCCAATGCAAATGTGGACTTACAGCTGTTGAGTGAAGCTGAAAGAGGAAGGCAGttgcaaaaacaaaagaaacgcAGACTTCAAGGACGTGAAGATGAA GTTCTAGCAAAACTTGAGAAGTTTAAGAGTATGATATCTGAAAGACCTGCGGCCCCAAGTAGTGAATCTGAAGGTGGTGGTAATAATGAGGATCTGTCCGACTGGAAAGCTGTTCGGCTAAAATTTACTCCCGAAACTGGCAAG GATCGCATGTCTCGCAGCGATGACCCTAATGACTATGTAGTCGTTGACCCTCTTTTGGAGAAGGGAAAAGAGAAGTTTAATCGGATGCAAGCCAAGCAAAAGCGACGAGAACGGGAATGGGCTGGCCGATCTCTTACTTGA